From the Glandiceps talaboti chromosome 12, keGlaTala1.1, whole genome shotgun sequence genome, one window contains:
- the LOC144443276 gene encoding sulfotransferase 1A1-like produces MAAGNQKVELESSDFYWHQGYYYPNNIDRGTVETIRNFSFKDGDVLVASFPKSGTNWMMQILMKMYDDWGLCMVGDQRDASALDWLSFSPSIKTFRHDWKKAFMEQMDTMTAPRLLRSHFPPEVLRPETHTREKRLKIIYVSRNPKDVCVSWYKFTQDFSDGCWAASDMEEAITNFVKGSVFNGPWLDYVTSWYKLDRNDGVLHVKYEDMKRHTKSVISEITDFLNRPLPVAKLEDVAESSTFEAMKSNEKIVLMTQDVKDFLRKGRIGDWKNYFTVAQNEYFDREITQKLAERGIDFIYE; encoded by the coding sequence ATGGCAGCAGGTAATCAGAAAGTCGAGCTGGAAAGCAGTGACTTTTACTGGCACCAGGGCTATTATTATCCGAACAACATTGACAGAGGTACTGTCGAAACCATTCGTAACTTCTCGTTCAAGGATGGAGATGTCCTTGTTGCTAGTTTCCCAAAGTCTGGTACGAACTGGATGATGCAAATCTTGATGAAAATGTACGATGACTGGGGACTGTGTATGGTAGGTGATCAACGCGATGCTAGTGCCCTCGATTGGCTTTCGTTTTCTCCAAGTATTAAAACTTTTCGCCACGACTGGAAGAAGGCTTTCATGGAACAGATGGACACCATGACAGCGCCAAGATTACTTCGTTCACACTTCCCACCAGAGGTTCTACGCCCAGAAACACACACCAGAGAAAAGAGACtgaaaattatatatgtatcaagaAATCCTAAAGATGTCTGCGTATCTTGGTATAAATTCACCCAAGATTTTAGTGATGGTTGTTGGGCAGCTTCAGACATGGAGGAAGCGATTACCAACTTCGTAAAGGGGTCAGTTTTTAATGGTCCATGGTTAGATTACGTGACCTCATGGTACAAACTTGACCGAAATGATGGCGTACTTCATGTCAAATATGAAGACATGAAACGACACACAAAATCGGTGATAAGTGAAATTACAGATTTTCTCAATCGACCACTGCCGGTAGCAAAATTAGAAGATGTTGCTGAATCTTCTACCTTCGAGGCGATGAAGTCGAATGAAAAAATTGTCCTTATGACTCAAGATGTGAAGGATTTTTTGAGGAAAGGGAGAATAGGAGATTGGAAAAATTACTTCACTGTGGCACAAAACGAATACTTTGACCGAGAAATTACACAGAAGTTGGCAGAGAGGGGCATTGACTTTATATACGAATAG
- the LOC144443245 gene encoding proteasome subunit alpha type-4-like: MARRYDSRTTIFSPEGRLYQVEYAMEAIGHAGTCLGILASDGVLLAAERRNTHKLLDEVFFSEKIYKLNDDMACSVAGITSDANVLTNELRLIAQRYLLQYQESIPCEQLVSSLCDIKQAYTQFGGKRPFGVSLLYIGWDKHYGFQLYQSDPSGNYGGWKGTCIGNNSAAAVSMLKQEYKEGEMKLRDSLALAIKVLNKTLDMTKLSSEKVEIATLTREDDVTKIRILPAKEVDAIIKENEEKEAKAEAAKKEKEKEREKEKPKSK; encoded by the exons ATG GCTCGTCGTTATGATTCCAGAACAACGATCTTCTCTCCTGAAG GTCGACTGTATCAGGTAGAATATGCCATGGAAGCTATTGGCCATGCTGGAACTTGTCTCGGCATCCTTGCATCGGATGGAGTACTGCTAGCAGCAGAGAGGAGGAACACACATAAATTATTAGATGAAGTTTTCTTTTCTGAAAAGATATATAAATTGAATGA TGATATGGCATGCAGTGTAGCAGGTATTACATCAGATGCTAATGTTCTCACCAATGAGTTAAGACTTATAGCACAAAG ATATCTACTTCAATACCAAGAGTCAATTCCCTGTGAACAGTTAGTGAGTAGTCTTTGTGACATCAAACAAGCATATACTCAGTTTGGAG GTAAAAGACCATTTGGTGTATCTCTTTTGTACATTGGTTGGGACAAACACTATGGGTTTCAGTTGTACCAGAGTGATCCCAGTGGAAATTATGGTGGTTggaaaggtacatgtatagggAATAATAGCGCT GCGGCAGTGTCCATGCTGAAGCAGGAATACAAGGAAggtgaaatgaaattgagagaTTCACTAGCTCTAGCTATCAAAGTACTCAACAAGACTTTAGATATGACCAAACTTAGTTCAGAAAAAG TTGAAATAGCAACTCTGACAAGAGAAGATGACGTTACCAAAATACGTATCCTACCAGCCAAAGAAGTGGATGCTATCATCAAggaaaatgaagaaaaagaagCTAAAGCAGAGGCGGCCAAgaaggaaaaagaaaaagaacgaGAAAAAGAAAAACCCAAATCTAAGTAA